One genomic segment of Sanyastnella coralliicola includes these proteins:
- a CDS encoding T9SS type A sorting domain-containing protein: MKKLYILFLLLPGLVVAQCEQGTTGIISASSGVVHSQGTSGTVLNSLGPSPALGIGDFGDENPLLYVMSQWIGGITPDQQLKLAADTYGTDGADFYPGPLTADGTAEVSLETCGQYDVIIRLFRSWSEQHRAYFDCLNDPDCDEEMMFPNGYVIPEEFFTYPAHGNVDEGQAFDLLPYFDYDQNNFYDPTGGDYPLFGNEDDCCNTLKGDECYVWIMNDKGNVHTASGGDMIGMEIHHMVYRYYSEEYFNAVFHRTKFINRGTQTLSDTYIGHFLDPDLGNFADDYAVFVPEENAMIAFNGDAVDEGSGGFGNDTPALVFRLLEGPPMDFDGVDNDDDGIVDNETLGLGHGLIDDPFTILPSQSLDYYNWMAGYFVNGQEFQENGVTVNFQHDGIPETIDEAPSDVRVMCSTAPFTLTPGMEFCTNSVLCWALADEGEGPLNAAQNALEFSQDIQALEEQCFGCVPPGISIVAQPSGDGFSFWNISQADEYLWDFGDGTTSTDPFPFHIFETGPTAEVTLTLTNDCGSVTGTITLDGVVGVPNANAELDDRLSAFPQPAGEILTVKMDFEAKDQIIRLFDATGQLVLTAQALKGQTQIDVSALPPGVYILSVQREDGMLESLRVVR; encoded by the coding sequence ATGAAAAAACTTTACATTTTATTCCTGCTCCTGCCTGGCCTAGTTGTGGCGCAATGCGAGCAAGGAACAACAGGTATCATTTCTGCAAGTAGCGGAGTGGTACATTCTCAAGGTACAAGCGGTACCGTATTGAATTCATTGGGGCCTAGCCCGGCATTAGGAATAGGAGATTTTGGGGATGAGAACCCGCTCCTTTATGTGATGTCTCAATGGATTGGAGGGATTACTCCTGATCAACAGTTAAAGCTGGCTGCGGATACCTACGGAACTGATGGTGCTGATTTTTACCCAGGTCCGCTGACGGCGGATGGGACGGCTGAGGTGAGTCTGGAGACTTGTGGTCAGTATGATGTGATCATTCGTCTTTTCCGCTCTTGGTCAGAACAGCATCGCGCTTACTTTGATTGCTTGAACGATCCAGATTGCGATGAGGAAATGATGTTCCCGAATGGGTATGTCATTCCAGAAGAGTTCTTCACCTACCCAGCGCATGGCAATGTGGATGAAGGACAAGCATTCGACTTGCTCCCTTACTTCGATTACGATCAGAACAACTTCTACGACCCTACAGGGGGTGATTACCCGCTTTTTGGAAACGAAGATGATTGCTGTAATACCTTGAAAGGGGACGAGTGTTATGTGTGGATCATGAACGATAAAGGAAACGTGCACACGGCTTCCGGTGGTGATATGATTGGGATGGAGATTCATCACATGGTCTACCGTTACTACTCTGAGGAATACTTTAACGCAGTGTTCCATCGCACCAAGTTTATCAACCGAGGCACACAAACCCTGTCAGATACCTACATCGGGCATTTCCTCGATCCAGACTTGGGGAACTTTGCCGATGATTACGCGGTATTCGTGCCAGAAGAAAATGCCATGATTGCCTTTAACGGTGATGCGGTTGATGAGGGCTCAGGCGGCTTCGGAAATGACACTCCTGCCTTGGTTTTCCGATTGTTAGAAGGACCTCCGATGGATTTCGACGGAGTAGACAATGACGACGACGGAATCGTGGATAATGAGACCTTAGGGTTAGGCCATGGATTGATCGATGATCCATTCACTATTCTACCGAGCCAGAGCTTGGATTACTACAACTGGATGGCGGGTTACTTCGTGAACGGACAAGAGTTCCAAGAAAACGGGGTGACAGTGAATTTCCAGCACGATGGCATCCCAGAGACGATCGATGAAGCGCCTTCAGATGTCCGTGTGATGTGCTCTACGGCACCATTCACACTGACCCCAGGAATGGAGTTCTGTACGAATTCTGTCCTTTGCTGGGCGCTTGCTGATGAAGGCGAAGGTCCGCTGAATGCGGCACAGAATGCGCTTGAATTCTCTCAGGATATCCAAGCGCTCGAAGAGCAGTGTTTCGGTTGTGTTCCTCCAGGTATCAGTATTGTAGCTCAACCATCGGGTGATGGTTTCAGCTTCTGGAACATCTCCCAAGCAGACGAATACCTCTGGGATTTCGGTGACGGTACCACCAGCACTGATCCTTTCCCATTCCACATTTTCGAAACAGGTCCAACAGCAGAGGTGACGCTCACGCTTACCAATGACTGTGGTTCTGTGACTGGAACTATTACTCTTGATGGCGTGGTTGGTGTTCCTAACGCTAACGCGGAATTGGATGACCGCCTGAGTGCCTTCCCACAACCAGCTGGAGAAATTCTAACTGTGAAAATGGACTTCGAAGCGAAAGATCAGATCATCCGTCTGTTCGACGCTACGGGGCAACTCGTCCTAACAGCGCAAGCCCTGAAAGGACAAACTCAGATCGACGTAAGCGCTCTGCCTCCTGGCGTTTACATTCTCTCAGTACAACGCGAAGACGGCATGCTCGAAAGCCTCCGAGTAGTTCGGTGA
- a CDS encoding efflux RND transporter periplasmic adaptor subunit translates to MVVLRILVGIVIIAIGGFVASVLIGMKPEPPVSSPPKAKRLVEVVPASVQAQAPVTYVQGRVTALDKIEIFAEVSGVVQSSKKDFRAGTKYRRGDVMLRMDGSELRMSLIAQRSAFLQLLTGALADIKIDYPDRYETWRSYTANLDVESRLQDMPSPASDQEKFFLSNRGILNQFYSIRSSEERLNKYVLTAPFTGEVTMSSVNPGSLVRVGQKIGELVSGGGFEVESAISRNALQVVQVGDSVEFMQAGSIIKGKVTRISESIDPTTQTAKIFCQVNNDNLRDGVYLEGKVYSQSVADVTRIPLDLLLDDQTVFVLEQDSILEAKTVEVIYASSKDALIRGLSNNAELISERIPGAYDGMIVKAQRP, encoded by the coding sequence ATGGTCGTCCTTCGAATTCTAGTAGGAATTGTCATCATAGCAATTGGCGGATTTGTCGCCTCAGTCTTAATCGGAATGAAGCCGGAGCCCCCGGTGAGTAGTCCTCCCAAAGCAAAAAGATTAGTTGAAGTCGTGCCTGCCTCTGTGCAAGCCCAAGCACCTGTCACCTATGTGCAAGGACGTGTCACGGCACTAGACAAAATCGAGATTTTCGCAGAAGTGTCTGGCGTAGTGCAGTCTTCAAAAAAGGACTTCAGAGCAGGAACAAAATACCGCCGTGGAGATGTCATGCTTCGCATGGATGGGAGCGAGCTACGCATGTCGTTGATCGCTCAACGCAGCGCCTTCCTTCAGCTATTGACAGGGGCATTGGCTGACATCAAAATCGATTACCCAGACCGTTACGAAACATGGAGGAGTTACACGGCCAACCTCGATGTGGAATCGCGTTTGCAGGATATGCCTAGTCCGGCCTCAGATCAAGAGAAGTTCTTCTTGTCGAACCGAGGCATCTTGAATCAATTCTACTCGATTCGTTCGTCAGAGGAACGCCTTAATAAGTACGTGTTGACGGCTCCGTTTACTGGAGAAGTGACCATGAGTTCTGTGAATCCTGGATCACTAGTTCGGGTCGGACAAAAAATTGGAGAGCTCGTGAGTGGAGGAGGATTTGAAGTAGAATCAGCCATTTCGCGCAATGCACTTCAAGTGGTTCAAGTGGGCGATTCCGTAGAATTCATGCAAGCTGGTAGCATCATCAAAGGAAAGGTGACGCGGATCTCAGAGAGCATTGACCCCACAACACAAACGGCGAAGATCTTCTGCCAAGTGAATAATGACAACCTCCGAGATGGGGTTTACCTGGAAGGGAAGGTGTATTCGCAATCAGTAGCAGATGTCACACGTATTCCGCTAGACCTGTTGCTGGATGATCAAACGGTGTTTGTCTTGGAGCAAGATTCTATTCTCGAAGCGAAGACGGTAGAAGTGATTTATGCTTCGTCTAAGGATGCGTTGATTCGTGGTTTATCCAACAATGCAGAGCTCATCAGTGAGCGTATTCCTGGAGCTTACGACGGTATGATCGTGAAAGCGCAGCGCCCATGA
- a CDS encoding DoxX family protein codes for MTERTRKIVVIIITILLAAWMILAGVGKLMQPEEVLQMWDKWGYPAAFMMFIGVAEIAGSIGLFIPKFRKLAALGLIIIMIGAVVTHGINDEYSNLMGPIIAIFMLVLTIVLRRPIAQEE; via the coding sequence ATGACTGAAAGAACTAGAAAGATTGTAGTCATAATCATCACCATCCTCCTCGCTGCATGGATGATCTTGGCCGGTGTAGGAAAACTAATGCAACCAGAAGAAGTACTTCAAATGTGGGACAAATGGGGATACCCAGCCGCATTCATGATGTTCATCGGCGTCGCTGAAATCGCTGGTTCGATCGGTTTATTCATCCCCAAATTCCGCAAACTCGCCGCCCTCGGATTAATCATCATCATGATCGGCGCCGTAGTCACCCACGGCATCAACGACGAATACTCCAACTTAATGGGGCCTATTATTGCGATTTTTATGTTGGTGTTGACGATTGTACTAAGGCGACCTATAGCTCAGGAGGAGTAG